A section of the Drosophila sechellia strain sech25 chromosome 3L, ASM438219v1, whole genome shotgun sequence genome encodes:
- the LOC116801142 gene encoding uncharacterized protein LOC116801142, with the protein MVLLRVIKYLVGCVVRVCNELSQNMSSLNKMFKYHLLEVS; encoded by the exons ATGGTGCTGCTGCGAGTGATCAAGTATCTAGTGG GCTGCGTGGTCCGGGTCTGCAACGAGTTGTCCCAGAACATGAGTTCACTGAACAAAATGTTCAAGTACCATTTGCTGGAGGTTAGCTAG
- the LOC6611008 gene encoding multidrug resistance protein homolog 65 produces MTMTETREDVPAADGDEATPAAQKKKKTKEKAQPMVSYTELFRYIAGWDYLLLLSGFVAAFLQSLVFPIAIVVYSELVAMFIERTLGQGTSSVTIGLSLFGGGKILTNASYEENMHELRKDSVSFGILMTLNTLLMLFSGVYYVDAFNRLALKLTVRMRREFFKATLRQEIGWHDMAKDQNFAVRITDNMEKIRSGIAENLGHYVEIMCDVIISVVLSFIYGWKLALAIVFYIPLTLVVNSAVAHYQGKLTGQEQSSYVRASSVVEEVIGAIRTVVAFGGERSESLRYDSLLKPALKAGKWKGAFSGLSDTVMKAMLFITGAGSFWYGANLILYYRDPSIPIDEREYTPAVVMIVISGIIVSANQISRTSPFLETFAMARGSASAILDVIDRTSLIDPLSKAGKILNYGLKGAVEFRDVFFRYPAREDVIVLRGLNVIVEEGQTVALVGPSGCGKSTCIQLLQRFYDPVFGQVLLDGEDVRKYNINWLRSNIAVVGQEPVLFQGTIGENIRHGKPEATQKEVEDAAKAANAHDFIIALHKGYDTDISEKGVQLSGGQRQRIAIARALIQQPKILLLDEATSALDYHSEKLVQAALDKACKGRTTLVVSHRLSAIRHAHRIVYIENGKAVEQGTHEELMKLEGFYHKMVTVHSYDDTAEELLNELEEVAEIKERKMSYEVEPYQLGTRNSIVSLEKNAEFQMKNLNGLANITLNQEIDDPVVPSANFISTFFRILGWARPEWSFLIIGAICAGLYGVTMPVFSVVLAELYGSLAKPTDEEVLEQSASMAIISLVIGIAAGIVCYIQTFFFNLAGVWLTTRMRSKTFRCIMNQEMGWFDRKENSIGALSARLSGDAASVQGAIGFPLSNIIQAFTNFICSIAIAFPYSWELALICLSTSPFMIASIVFEARFGEKSALKEKEVLEETSRIATETITQIRTVAGLRREEELIKIYDKEVERYRQQILSRLKWRGLVNSLGKSLMFFGYAVTLTYGGHMCADGKIKFETIMKISNTMLYGLFILAQSLAFTPAFNAALLSANRMYEIIDRKPQIQSPESFEIQQNGNGTAYKTNVVQQGVSYRGINFSYPSRPHIKVLQNFNLDINQGQTVALVGASGSGKSTCVQLLMRYYDPDEGKILIDQESIHHDMDLKTLRRRLGIVSQEPSLFEKSIADNIGYGDTSRQVPMQQIIEAAKMANAHEFIMSLPAQYDTVLGSKGTQLSGGQKQRIAIARAMVRNPKILLLDEATSALDFQSERVVQQALDSACSGRTCIVIAHRLSTIQNANVICVIQAGKIVEQGTHSQLLAKNGIYSKLYRCQTKAS; encoded by the exons ATGACAATGACGGAGACGCGCGAAGATGTTCCTGCCGCGGATGGGGATGAGGCCACGCCGGCGGcccagaagaagaagaagaccaAGGAGAAGGCCCAGCCCATGGTTAGCTACACAGAGCTCTTTCGATATATCGCTGGATGGGATTATCTCCTGCTCCTGTCGGGTTTCGTAGCAGCATTCCTCCAATCCCTCGTCTTTCCCATTGCCATTGTGGTGTACAGCGAACTGGTGGCCATGTTCATCGAAAGAACTCTGGGTCAGGGAACCAGTTCGGTCACCATCGGATTGTCCCTCTTCGGGGGCGGAAAGATACT CACAAATGCCTCTTACGAGGAGAATATGCATGAGCTGCGAAAGGACAGCGTATCCTTCGGGATACTTATGACCCTGAATACTCTACTAATGCTCTTCTCCGGAGTCTACTATGTGGATGCCTTCAATCGATTGGCTCTGAAACTCACAGTCCGCATGCGAAGGGAATTCTTCAAGGCCACTTTGAGACAGGAGATCGGATGGCATGACATGGCCAAGGATCAAAACTTTGCCGTTCGCATtactga CAACATGGAGAAAATACGCAGTGGCATAGCTGAAAACTTAGGTCACTATGTGGAGATCATGTGTGATGTCATTATCAGTGTAGTTCTCTCCTTTATCTACGGATGGAAATTAGCTCTGGCAATAGTGTTTTATATACCCCTAACACTGGTAGTCAACTCAGCAGTGGCCCAT TACCAAGGTAAACTGACTGGCCAGGAGCAAAGTTCCTATGTGCGAGCCAGTTCTGTGGTTGAAGAAGTAATTGGAGCCATCAGGACTGTGGTGGCATTTGGTGGAGAACGAAGCGAGTCCTTGCGCTATGATAGTCTACTAAAGCCTGCTCTCAAGGCGGGAAAATGGAAAGGAGCCTTCTCCGGACTGAGTGACACGGTGATGAAAGCCATGTTGTTTATCACAGGAGCGGGATCTTTCTGGTACGGAGCTAACTTGATCCTCTACTACCGCGATCCCAGCATACCCATTGACGAGAGGGAATACACACCGGCGGTGGTGATGATTGTGATATCGGGTATAATCGTGAGTGCCAATCAAATATCCCGAACCTCACCGTTTTTGGAGACATTCGCCATGGCACGAGGATCGGCTTCGGCCATACTGGATGTGATAGATCGCACATCCTTGATTGATCCACTCTCCAAGGCTGGGAAAATCCTGAACTATGGCCTAAAAGGTGCCGTCGAGTTCCGAGATGTATTCTTCCGCTATCCTGCCAGAGAAGATGTCATTGTTCTGCGAGGTCTGAATGTAATCGTCGAGGAAGGTCAAACTGTGGCCCTGGTGGGTCCGTCAGGATGTGGCAAGTCCACGTGCATACAGCTGTTGCAACGCTTCTATGATCccgtttttggccaagttctATTGGATGGTGAGGATGTGCGGAAGTACAACATCAATTGGCTCCGTTCGAACATTGCCGTAGTGGGTCAGGAACCAGTTCTGTTTCAAGGAACAATAGGGGAAAATATCCGGCATGGAAAGCCAGAGGCCACACAAAAGGAAGTCGAAGACGCCGCCAAAGCCGCCAATGCTCATGATTTTATCATAGCTTTACATAAG GGTTATGATACGGACATCAGCGAGAAGGGCGTTCAGCTTTCTGGTGGTCAGCGACAGCGTATTGCCATCGCCAGAGCTCTGATTCAGCAGCCTAAAATCCTGCTTTTGGATGAGGCCACCTCCGCCTTGGATTACCATTCCGAGAAGTTGGTACAGGCGGCGCTGGACAAGGCCTGCAAGGGTAGAACCACCTTGGTGGTGTCCCATCGACTTTCGGCCATCAGGCACGCCCATCGGATTGTTTATATTGAAAATGGCAAAGCTGTAGAACAGGGCACCCATGAGGAGTTGATGAAGCTGGAGGGATTCTATCACAAAATGGTCACCGTGCATTCCTATGATGATACCGCCGAGGAGCTGCTAAATGAACTTGAAGAAGTGGCCGAGATCAAGGAGAGAAAAATGTCCTATGAAGTTGAACCTTATCAACTGGGCACACGAAACTCCATTGTGTCGCTGGAGAAGAATGCGGAGTTTCAGATGAAGAACTTAAATGGTCTGGCCAATATAACCTTGAATCAGGAAATTGATGATCCGGTAGTTCCATCCGCAAATTTTATCAGCACCTTCTTTCGCATTTTGGGTTGGGCTCGACCCGAGTGGAGTTTCCTCATCATTGGCGCCATTTGTGCTGGACTTTATGGAGTCACCATGCCTGTGTTTTCCGTAGTTCTAGCGGAACTGTATGGATCATTGGCCAAACCAACGGACGAGGAAGTACTCGAGCAAAGTGCGTCCATGGCCATCATCTCCCTGGTGATTGGAATTGCAGCTGGCATAGTCTGTTACATCCAGACATTTTTCTTTAATCTGGCTGGAGTCTGGCTTACTACGCGAATGCG CTCCAAGACATTTAGATGTATCATGAACCAGGAGATGGGATGGTTCGATCGCAAGGAGAACAGCATTGGAGCCCTTTCTGCCCGACTATCCGGCGATGCGGCCAGTGTTCAAGGAGCCATTGGTTTTCCGCTGAGCAACATCATCCAGGCGTTCACCAACTTCATCTGCAGTATTGCGATTGCCTTTCCCTACTCCTGGGAATTGGCCTTAATATGCCTGAGCACCTCACCCTTTATGATTGCATCCATTGTGTTCGAGGCGCGATTTGGAGAGAAATCGGCGTTGAAGGAGAAGGAGGTGCTGGAGGAAACCAGTCGCATTGCCACCGAAACTATTACCCAAATTCGGACAGTAGCTGGACTTCGACGAGAGGAGGAGCTGATAAAGATATATGACAAGGAGGTGGAGCGATATCGGCAGCAGATCCTCAGTCGACTGAAATGGCGAGGACTGGTCAATTCCCTAGGCAAATCCCTTATGTTCTTTGGCTACGCAGTGACCTTGACATATGGTGGACACATGTGTGCTGATGGCAAAATCAAATTTGAGACGATTATGAA aATATCCAACACGATGCTGTATGGTCTATTCATTCTGGCCCAATCTCTGGCCTTCACTCCCGCCTTCAATGCTGCTCTCCTTTCCGCAAATCGGATGTATGAGATCATTGATCGCAAGCCACAGATCCAATCACCAGAATCCTTCGAGATCCAACAGAATGGCAATGGAACGGCTTACAAGACGAATGTCGTACAGCAAGGAGTCAGCTATCGTGGTATCAACTTTTCCTATCCCTCCAGGCCCCATATTAAAGTCCTGCAGAACTTCAATCTGGATATTAATCAGGGTCAGACGGTTGCCCTGGTGGGTGCTTCGGGATCGGGAAAATCCACATGCGTGCAGCTATTGATGCGGTACTATGATCCCGATGAGGGCAAGATA CTCATAGATCAAGAGAGCATCCACCACGACATGGACCTTAAAACTCTGCGTCGTCGCCTGGGCATTGTGTCCCAGGAACCTTCACTTTTCGAGAAGTCCATCGCCGATAATATTGGCTATGGAGACACCTCGCGACAGGTGCCCATGCAGCAAATAATTGAGGCGGCCAAAATGGCCAATGCCCATGAGTTCATTATGTCCCTGCCCGCTCAGTATGACACGGTTTTGGGTTCCAAGGGCACGCAACTATCCGGTGGGCAAAAGCAAAGAATTGCAATTGCTCGAGCTATGGTAAGGAATCCCAAGATCCTTTTGCTGGATGAAGCCACATCTGCGCTGGACTTCCAAAGTGAAAGG GTGGTTCAACAAGCTTTGGATTCGGCATGTTCAGGACGAACATGTATTGTAATCGCTCATCGCCTGTCCACCATCCAAAATGCCAATGTGATTTGTGTAATTCAAGCCGGAAAGATAGTGGAGCAGGGAACTCACTCGCAACTTCTGGCCAAGAATGGGATTTATTCCAAGCTCTATCGCTGTCAGACGAAAGCCTCTTGA
- the LOC116801212 gene encoding uncharacterized protein LOC116801212 → MNAVGIFVIFLACSLGAIIPPCQVESNCGEVNETSSICGLDEEIGCIRKFPTKCHLDIAFSVEGKNFTDFNEEYCSMESYLCEISPTYERWTIFFGNEN, encoded by the exons ATGAACGCAGTTGGCATTTTCGTAATATTTCTGG CGTGTTCCCTTGGTGCGATTATTCCTCCATGCCAAGTGGAATCAAATTGCGGTGAGGTGAATGAGACAAGTTCCATTTGCGGATTGGATGAGGAAATTGGTTGTATCCGAAAATTTCCAACCAAGTGTCATTTGGATATAGCATTTTCCGTTGAAGGAAAAA atTTCACCGACTTTAATGAGGAATATTGCTCAATGGAATCGTATCTCTGTGAAATTTCACCCACATACGAACGATGGACCATTTTCTTCGGgaatgaaaattaa
- the LOC6611007 gene encoding uncharacterized protein LOC6611007 yields MPINRINPSTAMRSASLKFYLICLLVICVIGWSAGAPSPQLTRKELEDRYRQRPPVPDERDADAELDSAFDRFKRRP; encoded by the exons ATGCCCATCAATCGAATCAATCCCAGCACAGCCATGAGAAGCGCGTCGCTTAAGTTCTATCTGATATGTCTGCTAGTTATCTGCG TGATCGGTTGGAGTGCTGGAGCACCGAGTCCGCAACTTACACGTAAGGAACTCGAGGATCGATATCGCCAAAGGCCTCCGGTGCCGGATGAGCGAGATGCGGATGCAGAATTGGATAGTGCCTTCGATCGGTTTAAACGAAGACCTTGA
- the LOC6611006 gene encoding uncharacterized protein LOC6611006, whose product MTSESKMVLLFLIGCLVMQTINALPFDRFSREDDERNNEISGEWFKKPILRLDRLFATEESPSGSRKEVKRPSRSDKGETTESSKHAHSMITSMLGFVSSVINFGRTFIRDQ is encoded by the exons ATGACCTCAGAAAGCAAGATGGTTTTGCTCTTCCTTATCGGATGTCTAGTCATGCAGACAA TCAACGCCCTGCCATTCGATAGATTCAGCCGGGAGGATGACGAACGGAACAACGAGATCAGCGGCGAATGGTTCAAGAAACCCATCCTCAGGTTGGATCGTCTTTTTGCCACCGAAGAATCGCCGTCGGGAAGTCGTAAAGAAGTGAAAAGGCCCAGCAGAAGCGACAAGGGAGAAACGACGGAGAGCTCCAAGCACGCCCATTCCATGATAACCTCCATGCTCGGATTCGTGAGCAGTGTCATCAACTTTGGCAGGACCTTCATAAGGGATCAATAG